The DNA sequence GAGCATTTAAAAGAACTGACCAGTTATTTTAAGGCAACCAGCACCTATATGGAATATGACGATCCTGCAAACGATCATATCTTTGATAAATTTTGTGCATGGTATGATGCTGACACTCCGTATCTGGAAGTGTTTAAGACATATCTGGAAAAAGATTATATGTATATCCAGAGAGAGGGAAATTTTTGTGAGGTCGTACCAAAGGGATATACGAAGGCAACCGGTATCCGGTATCTGCTTGATTATTTTGACCTGCCATTGGAAAATGCATATGCATTTGGAGACGGAAGTAATGATGAACCGATGTTGGCATATGTGCCAAATAGTATTATAATGAAAAAAGGTCCGGAGTATCTGAAGAAGAAAGTCCGTTTCGTAACGGATGATGTCAGAGAAGACGGAATCTATAAAGCTATGAAAAAAATGGAGATTATCTAATGGACGAAGAATATTCAAAAGTAACGATGGTCGATCAGTTAGC is a window from the Lachnospiraceae bacterium GAM79 genome containing:
- a CDS encoding Cof-type HAD-IIB family hydrolase, with the translated sequence MNKTRKILFFDIDGTLITDDGKRYFPDSAKEAIQKARENGHLAFINTGRVFCNVTEEIRSAGFDGFVCGCGTHIVYNGETLFHHVTPYDVCAGVIRKCREYKMDAVYEHADKVFTSAVFSDNEHLKELTSYFKATSTYMEYDDPANDHIFDKFCAWYDADTPYLEVFKTYLEKDYMYIQREGNFCEVVPKGYTKATGIRYLLDYFDLPLENAYAFGDGSNDEPMLAYVPNSIIMKKGPEYLKKKVRFVTDDVREDGIYKAMKKMEII